A stretch of the Dechloromonas sp. TW-R-39-2 genome encodes the following:
- the cysM gene encoding cysteine synthase CysM, translating into MYKTLQDFVGNTPLVRLVRIPGAENDRRGNVILAKLEGNNPAGSVKDRPALSMIVRAEARGDIKPGDTLIEATSGNTGIALAMAAAMKGYKMILVMPENQSVERRQSMRAFGADLVLTPKDGGMELARDVAEKMRDEGKGIILDQFGNPDNPLAHFEGTGPEIWRDTAGKVTHFVSSMGTTGTIMGTSAYLKAQNKAIQIVGCQPEEGSQIPGIRKWPEAYLPKIYDKTNVDRIEYVSQADAEAMTRRLAMEEGIFAGISSGGALAVALRLSQTLENAVIVSIICDRGDRYLSTGVFPA; encoded by the coding sequence ATGTATAAGACGCTGCAGGATTTCGTCGGCAATACGCCGCTGGTTCGTCTGGTACGTATTCCCGGTGCCGAGAATGATCGGCGCGGCAATGTCATCCTGGCCAAGCTGGAAGGCAATAATCCGGCGGGTTCGGTCAAGGACCGGCCGGCGCTGTCGATGATCGTGCGTGCCGAAGCACGTGGCGACATCAAGCCGGGCGATACGCTGATCGAGGCAACCTCCGGCAACACCGGCATTGCGCTGGCCATGGCAGCGGCGATGAAGGGTTACAAGATGATCCTCGTCATGCCGGAAAACCAGAGCGTCGAACGTCGCCAGAGCATGCGCGCCTTCGGTGCCGATCTGGTCCTGACGCCGAAAGATGGCGGTATGGAGCTGGCGCGCGACGTGGCCGAGAAAATGCGCGATGAAGGCAAGGGCATCATCCTCGACCAGTTCGGCAATCCGGATAACCCGCTCGCCCACTTCGAAGGCACCGGCCCGGAAATCTGGCGCGATACGGCTGGCAAGGTGACGCACTTTGTTTCCAGCATGGGAACGACCGGCACGATCATGGGCACCTCGGCTTACCTGAAGGCGCAGAACAAGGCGATCCAGATTGTTGGCTGCCAGCCGGAAGAGGGCAGCCAGATTCCCGGTATCCGCAAATGGCCGGAAGCTTACCTGCCCAAGATTTACGATAAAACCAACGTCGACCGCATCGAATACGTTAGCCAGGCTGATGCCGAGGCGATGACGCGCCGTCTGGCCATGGAAGAGGGTATCTTTGCCGGGATTTCCTCCGGCGGTGCGCTGGCCGTAGCCTTGCGTCTGTCGCAAACGCTCGAAAACGCCGTCATCGTCAGCATCATTTGCGACCGGGGCGATCGTTACCTGTCGACGGGTGTTTTCCCGGCATGA
- the rfaD gene encoding ADP-glyceromanno-heptose 6-epimerase, with amino-acid sequence MYIVVTGAAGFIGSNIVKALNERGVTKIIAVDNLTKADKFKNLIDCEIADYLDKHDFIERIQAGHYDGEIEAIFHEGACSDTMETDGRYMMENNYRYSLILLDWCQDQDVQFLYASSAATYGGSNVFKEERQYEGPLNVYGYSKFLFDQVVRQRLAKEPSSQIVGFRYFNVYGPRETHKGRMASVAFHNYNQFKADGKVKLFEGSHGYENGGQMRDFVFVGDVAKVNLFFLDNPDKSGIFNLGSGRAQSFNDVAVAAVNGCRKAKNEEALTLDQLRTQGLLEYTAFPEALKGKYQAFTQGDLTRLRAAGYEAPMATVEEGVGQYIEWLHKNV; translated from the coding sequence ATGTATATCGTCGTTACCGGCGCTGCCGGCTTTATCGGTTCCAATATCGTCAAGGCGCTCAATGAGCGCGGCGTGACCAAGATCATCGCGGTCGACAACCTGACCAAGGCCGACAAGTTCAAGAACCTGATCGATTGTGAAATTGCCGATTACCTCGACAAGCACGATTTCATCGAGCGCATCCAGGCCGGCCACTACGACGGCGAAATCGAAGCCATTTTCCACGAGGGTGCTTGCTCGGACACGATGGAAACCGACGGGCGCTACATGATGGAGAACAACTACCGTTACTCCCTCATTCTGCTCGACTGGTGCCAGGATCAGGACGTCCAGTTCCTCTACGCCTCAAGCGCAGCAACTTACGGCGGCAGCAATGTCTTCAAGGAAGAGCGCCAGTACGAAGGCCCGCTCAACGTTTATGGTTATTCCAAGTTCCTCTTCGACCAGGTCGTGCGCCAACGTCTGGCCAAGGAGCCTTCATCGCAGATCGTCGGTTTCCGTTATTTCAACGTTTACGGTCCGCGTGAAACGCACAAGGGACGCATGGCTTCGGTCGCCTTCCACAACTACAACCAGTTCAAGGCCGACGGCAAGGTGAAATTGTTCGAAGGTTCGCACGGCTATGAGAATGGTGGCCAGATGCGTGACTTCGTCTTTGTCGGCGATGTCGCCAAGGTCAATCTGTTCTTCCTCGATAACCCGGATAAATCGGGCATTTTCAATCTCGGCTCCGGTCGGGCGCAAAGCTTCAACGATGTTGCGGTTGCTGCGGTCAACGGCTGCCGCAAGGCCAAAAACGAAGAGGCGCTGACGCTTGACCAGCTGCGTACGCAAGGCCTGCTCGAATACACCGCTTTCCCGGAAGCATTGAAAGGCAAGTATCAGGCTTTTACCCAGGGCGATCTGACCCGTTTGCGCGCTGCCGGTTACGAAGCACCGATGGCGACGGTCGAAGAAGGCGTCGGCCAGTACATCGAATGGCTCCATAAAAATGTATAA
- the rfaE1 gene encoding D-glycero-beta-D-manno-heptose-7-phosphate kinase gives MLDKVAQVRLLVVGDVMLDRYWFGDVSRISPEAPVPVVKVERIEERLGGAANVARNAAAVGARTALLSVVGDDDAGRTLSRLLADGQIDAGLHVDREIDTTVKLRVIGRQQQLLRIDFETAPSHEILQAKLAEFGKRVAESDVVILSDYGKGGLTHITEMIRLARAAGKPVLVDPKGDDYAKYAGATVITPNRSELREVVGRWGSEKELVAKSQKLRTDLGLEALLVTRSEEGMTLFAADEIHHQPAQAREVFDVSGAGDTVIATLAVMLAAGAGWAEAIRTANVAAGIVVGKLGTAVVTREELAAAL, from the coding sequence ATGCTGGATAAAGTTGCCCAGGTTCGCCTGCTCGTGGTCGGTGATGTGATGCTCGACCGTTACTGGTTTGGCGACGTCAGCCGCATTTCGCCGGAAGCGCCGGTGCCGGTGGTCAAGGTCGAGCGCATCGAAGAGCGCCTTGGCGGTGCCGCCAACGTGGCGCGCAATGCCGCCGCTGTCGGCGCCCGGACGGCCTTGCTGTCGGTTGTCGGCGACGATGATGCAGGTCGCACCTTGTCGCGTCTGCTGGCCGACGGTCAAATCGATGCCGGTTTGCATGTCGACCGCGAAATCGATACCACCGTCAAGTTGCGCGTCATCGGCCGTCAGCAGCAGTTGCTGCGAATCGATTTCGAAACCGCGCCATCGCACGAAATTCTCCAGGCCAAGCTGGCCGAGTTCGGAAAGCGCGTCGCCGAATCCGACGTCGTCATCCTGTCGGATTACGGCAAGGGCGGCCTGACGCACATTACGGAAATGATCCGGCTGGCGCGTGCCGCCGGCAAGCCGGTGCTGGTCGATCCGAAGGGCGATGATTACGCCAAGTACGCCGGTGCCACGGTGATTACGCCGAATCGCTCGGAACTGCGCGAAGTCGTCGGGCGCTGGGGTTCGGAAAAAGAACTGGTTGCCAAATCGCAGAAACTTCGCACCGATCTCGGCCTCGAAGCCTTGCTGGTGACGCGCAGCGAAGAGGGGATGACCCTGTTTGCGGCCGATGAAATTCACCACCAGCCGGCTCAGGCCCGTGAAGTGTTCGATGTTTCCGGTGCTGGCGATACTGTCATCGCCACGCTGGCTGTCATGCTCGCTGCTGGTGCCGGTTGGGCCGAAGCCATTCGTACGGCCAATGTGGCTGCCGGTATTGTGGTCGGCAAGCTGGGTACGGCTGTTGTGACTCGCGAAGAACTCGCTGCCGCTCTGTAA
- a CDS encoding UDP-glucose/GDP-mannose dehydrogenase family protein, whose amino-acid sequence MKITVVGTGYVGLVSGTCLAEVGNDVLCLDLDPEKIRILEEGGIPIYEPGLQEMVRRNVAAGRLHFTTDVEKAVQHGTIQFIAVGTPPDEDGSADLKYVLAAARSIGRTMTDYKVIVDKSTVPVGTGEKVKAAIADELAKRAVNIPYSVVSNPEFLKEGAAVEDFMRPDRIVVGAEEEQAIHLMRALYAPFQRNHERLIITDVKSAELIKYAANAMLATRISFMNELANLAEVLGADIEMVRQGIGSDPRIGYHFLYPGCGYGGSCFPKDVKALIKTAADDANIELKVLTAVEEANDLQKHVLSKKITARFGTDLKGKHFALWGLSFKPNTDDMRDAPSRELIADLFAAGATVTAYDPVAMHETQRIFGDEARLKYAENPMGALDKADALVIVTEWKEFRSPDFDAIKQSLKNPVIFDGRNLYDPKFVRDSGIEYFAIGR is encoded by the coding sequence ATGAAAATTACCGTCGTCGGTACAGGCTATGTTGGCCTGGTCAGTGGTACCTGCCTGGCAGAAGTAGGCAATGATGTTCTTTGTCTCGATCTTGATCCGGAAAAGATCCGCATTCTCGAAGAGGGCGGTATCCCGATTTATGAACCGGGCTTGCAGGAAATGGTTCGCCGCAATGTAGCCGCGGGTCGCCTGCACTTCACGACCGATGTTGAGAAGGCTGTCCAGCATGGCACCATCCAGTTCATTGCCGTGGGCACGCCGCCTGATGAAGATGGTTCGGCCGATCTGAAATATGTGCTGGCTGCAGCGCGCAGCATCGGTCGCACGATGACCGATTACAAAGTGATCGTCGATAAGAGCACCGTGCCGGTCGGTACTGGCGAAAAGGTCAAGGCGGCAATTGCCGATGAATTGGCCAAGCGTGCGGTCAACATCCCCTACAGCGTCGTTTCCAATCCGGAATTCCTCAAGGAAGGCGCGGCCGTCGAAGACTTCATGCGGCCGGACCGCATTGTCGTCGGCGCCGAGGAAGAACAGGCCATTCATCTGATGCGCGCACTCTATGCGCCGTTCCAGCGTAACCATGAGCGCCTGATCATTACCGACGTGAAGAGCGCCGAGCTGATCAAATACGCCGCCAACGCCATGCTGGCCACGCGCATCAGCTTCATGAACGAACTGGCCAATCTGGCTGAAGTGCTCGGCGCCGACATTGAAATGGTCCGCCAGGGCATTGGTTCTGACCCGCGCATCGGCTACCACTTCCTGTATCCCGGTTGTGGCTACGGCGGCTCCTGCTTCCCGAAGGATGTCAAGGCGCTGATCAAGACCGCTGCCGACGATGCCAATATCGAACTCAAGGTGCTGACTGCCGTCGAAGAAGCCAACGATCTGCAGAAGCATGTGCTGAGCAAGAAAATCACGGCCCGTTTCGGTACCGATCTCAAGGGCAAGCATTTCGCCTTGTGGGGTCTGTCCTTCAAGCCCAATACCGACGATATGCGCGATGCGCCGAGCCGTGAGTTGATCGCCGACCTGTTTGCCGCCGGTGCGACGGTGACGGCTTACGATCCGGTCGCCATGCATGAAACGCAGCGTATTTTCGGTGACGAGGCTCGCCTGAAATATGCTGAAAATCCGATGGGCGCACTGGATAAAGCCGACGCGCTGGTCATCGTGACCGAATGGAAGGAATTCCGTAGCCCGGATTTCGACGCCATCAAGCAGAGCCTGAAGAATCCGGTGATTTTCGACGGCCGTAATCTTTACGATCCGAAGTTCGTCCGGGATTCCGGGATCGAGTACTTCGCCATCGGACGGTAA
- the lapB gene encoding lipopolysaccharide assembly protein LapB: MNDFFEYWQLLLIPLFFGLGWAAARVDMRQVVHESRALPRSYFQGLNFLLNEQPDKAIDSFLEVAKVDSQTVELHFALGNLFRRRGETERAIRMHQNLIDRLDLSDAVRLHALSELGQDYLKAGLLDRAEEIFNKMIGTTYEEDAKRNLLEIYQVEKEWLKAIDIARELPDVASQREIAEYYCELAANEIMRSKPDSAREYLDTAMQQNRKCVRASLLQGDLLLQEGKPEEAIDAWQRIEQQDPAYLALVSQRLLDTYRKLERREEGIALLSGYLERYPSLDLMEVVYQLILEGEGSEAAYRMVRAELQRNPTLLGLEKLMGARLPLVSPEVRPDVELARTIIQGYTKRLSRYRCDNCGFKARQFYWRCPACGGWETYPPRRSEEFDQTL; this comes from the coding sequence ATGAACGATTTTTTCGAATACTGGCAACTCCTGCTGATCCCTTTGTTCTTTGGTCTGGGTTGGGCTGCAGCACGGGTCGATATGCGTCAGGTTGTGCACGAATCGCGTGCCTTGCCGCGCTCCTATTTTCAGGGTTTGAATTTCCTGCTCAATGAGCAGCCCGACAAGGCGATTGACTCCTTCCTTGAGGTCGCCAAGGTTGACTCCCAGACCGTCGAGTTGCACTTTGCACTGGGTAACCTGTTTCGCCGGCGTGGTGAAACCGAGCGCGCCATCCGCATGCACCAGAATCTGATCGACCGACTCGATTTGAGCGACGCTGTCAGGCTGCACGCACTTTCCGAGTTGGGTCAGGACTACCTCAAGGCAGGTTTGCTTGATCGTGCCGAGGAAATTTTCAACAAGATGATTGGTACAACCTACGAGGAAGATGCCAAGCGCAATCTGCTGGAAATTTATCAAGTCGAAAAAGAGTGGCTGAAGGCCATCGACATCGCGCGCGAATTGCCCGATGTCGCCTCGCAGCGCGAAATTGCCGAGTATTACTGCGAGTTGGCGGCAAACGAAATCATGCGCTCAAAACCAGACTCGGCGCGCGAGTATCTTGATACGGCGATGCAGCAAAACCGTAAATGCGTTCGTGCCAGTCTGTTGCAGGGCGACCTGTTGTTGCAGGAAGGCAAGCCGGAAGAGGCGATCGATGCCTGGCAGCGTATCGAGCAGCAGGATCCAGCCTATCTCGCCCTTGTTTCGCAGCGTTTGCTCGATACTTACCGCAAGCTTGAGCGTCGCGAAGAGGGTATCGCCCTGCTCAGCGGTTATCTCGAACGCTATCCCTCGCTCGATTTGATGGAAGTTGTCTATCAGCTGATCCTGGAGGGCGAGGGTAGCGAGGCGGCTTATCGCATGGTGCGCGCCGAACTGCAGCGCAATCCAACACTGCTGGGCCTGGAGAAACTGATGGGGGCACGTTTGCCGCTCGTTTCACCAGAAGTACGCCCTGATGTCGAGTTGGCGCGGACCATCATTCAAGGCTATACCAAGCGCCTGTCGCGTTATCGGTGCGATAATTGCGGCTTTAAAGCCCGCCAGTTCTACTGGCGTTGCCCGGCCTGCGGTGGTTGGGAAACCTACCCGCCACGGCGCAGTGAAGAATTCGATCAAACATTGTAG
- a CDS encoding lipopolysaccharide assembly LapA domain-containing protein, translating to MTVLNWAIRLTLFSFLVVFAFQNTDPVSLNFLSGQVWQAPLVIILLVFFAGGAILGLLSVLGVIYRQRREISRLKQSADKPSPVVLPELPPNL from the coding sequence ATGACAGTTCTGAACTGGGCCATACGGCTCACCCTGTTTTCATTTCTGGTCGTTTTTGCGTTCCAGAATACCGATCCGGTAAGTCTGAATTTCCTGTCTGGGCAGGTCTGGCAGGCACCGCTGGTCATTATCCTGCTGGTCTTCTTCGCCGGTGGGGCCATTCTCGGCCTGCTCTCCGTACTCGGTGTCATCTACCGCCAGCGACGCGAAATTTCCCGCCTCAAGCAGTCTGCCGACAAGCCATCTCCGGTCGTTTTGCCGGAGCTACCGCCTAATTTATGA
- a CDS encoding integration host factor subunit beta, with protein sequence MTKSELIARLAERFPQLVAKDADFAVKMILDAMSDALVRGDRIEIRGFGSFALNYRPPRTGRNPKSGDKVSVPAKWVPHFKAGKELRERVDQSI encoded by the coding sequence ATGACCAAATCCGAGCTCATCGCCCGACTGGCGGAGCGTTTTCCGCAGTTGGTGGCGAAGGATGCTGATTTTGCGGTCAAGATGATTCTCGATGCGATGTCCGACGCACTTGTGCGCGGGGATCGTATCGAGATCCGCGGATTCGGCAGCTTTGCGCTCAACTACCGGCCCCCACGCACCGGCCGTAACCCCAAATCGGGGGATAAGGTCAGTGTTCCTGCCAAATGGGTTCCCCATTTCAAGGCAGGGAAGGAATTACGTGAGCGGGTCGATCAGTCGATCTGA
- the rpsA gene encoding 30S ribosomal protein S1 has translation MESFAQLFEESLARQEMRQGEVITAEVVLIDHNFVVVNAGLKSESYVPLEEFLNDQGELEVAVGDFVQVAIEMLEDGYGATRLSRDRAKRIAAWNFLEQALNDNSLVTGTITGKVKGGLTVMSNGVRAFLPGSLVDMRPVKDTTPYEGKTLEFKVIKLDRKRNNVVMSRRAVLEATADKDREKLLENLKEGTVVKGIVKNITDYGAFVDLGGIDGLLHITDLAWRRVRHPSEVLAVGDEVTAKILKFDAEKNRVSLGMKQLGDDPWVGIARRYPAGTRLFGKVTNLTDYGSFVEIEQGIEGLVHVSEMDWTNKNVHPSKVVSLGDEVEVMILEIDEERRRISLGMKQCLPNPWDDFAMNQKKGDKVKGAIKSITDFGIFIGLPGGIDGLVHLSDLSWSATGEEAIRNFKKGDEVEAVVLGIDVEKERISLGIKQLEGDPYTNFIATHEKNSIVRATVKTVDARGAVMTLDGENEGYLRASEFSRDRIDDLSQHLKVGDEVEVMIINVDRKTRGINLSVKAKDQAEQHEAMQKFSAESNSAASGTTNLGALLKAKLNQQG, from the coding sequence ATGGAATCTTTTGCTCAACTATTTGAAGAATCCCTGGCTCGCCAGGAAATGCGTCAAGGCGAAGTCATCACTGCAGAAGTGGTGCTCATCGATCACAACTTCGTTGTGGTCAATGCCGGCCTGAAATCCGAGTCGTATGTTCCGCTCGAAGAATTCCTGAACGATCAGGGCGAACTGGAAGTTGCCGTTGGCGATTTCGTCCAGGTCGCAATCGAAATGCTGGAAGACGGCTACGGCGCAACCCGCCTGTCGCGCGACCGCGCCAAGCGTATCGCCGCCTGGAACTTCCTGGAACAGGCCCTGAACGACAACTCCCTGGTCACCGGCACCATCACCGGCAAGGTCAAGGGCGGCCTCACCGTCATGTCCAACGGCGTCCGCGCATTCCTGCCGGGTTCGCTGGTCGACATGCGTCCGGTCAAGGACACGACCCCGTACGAAGGCAAGACCCTCGAATTCAAGGTCATCAAGCTCGATCGCAAGCGCAACAACGTCGTGATGTCCCGTCGTGCCGTGCTCGAAGCTACCGCTGACAAGGATCGCGAAAAGCTCCTCGAGAACCTCAAGGAAGGTACTGTCGTCAAGGGTATCGTCAAGAACATCACCGATTACGGTGCGTTCGTCGACCTCGGCGGTATCGATGGCCTGCTGCACATCACCGACCTGGCCTGGCGCCGTGTCCGTCACCCGTCCGAAGTTCTGGCCGTGGGCGACGAAGTGACCGCCAAGATCCTCAAGTTCGACGCAGAAAAGAACCGCGTCTCCTTGGGCATGAAGCAACTGGGCGACGATCCGTGGGTTGGTATTGCCCGCCGTTACCCGGCTGGTACCCGCCTGTTCGGCAAGGTCACCAACCTGACCGACTACGGTTCATTCGTTGAAATCGAACAAGGCATCGAAGGTCTGGTTCACGTTTCCGAAATGGATTGGACCAACAAGAACGTTCATCCGTCCAAGGTTGTTTCCCTGGGTGATGAAGTCGAAGTCATGATCCTCGAAATCGACGAAGAGCGTCGCCGTATCTCCCTCGGCATGAAGCAGTGCCTGCCGAATCCGTGGGACGATTTCGCGATGAACCAGAAGAAGGGTGACAAGGTCAAGGGCGCTATCAAGTCCATCACCGACTTCGGTATCTTCATCGGTCTGCCTGGTGGCATCGATGGTCTGGTTCACCTGTCCGACCTCTCCTGGTCTGCGACCGGCGAAGAAGCCATCCGCAACTTCAAGAAGGGTGACGAAGTTGAAGCCGTCGTTCTCGGCATTGATGTCGAGAAGGAACGCATCTCCCTCGGCATCAAGCAGCTCGAAGGCGATCCGTACACCAACTTCATTGCTACCCACGAAAAGAACAGCATCGTGCGCGCTACCGTCAAGACGGTTGATGCCCGCGGCGCCGTGATGACGCTGGATGGCGAGAACGAAGGTTACCTGCGCGCTTCCGAGTTCTCCCGTGATCGTATCGACGACCTGTCGCAGCACCTCAAGGTGGGTGACGAGGTTGAAGTCATGATCATCAACGTGGATCGCAAGACCCGTGGTATCAACCTGTCCGTCAAGGCCAAGGATCAAGCCGAACAGCACGAAGCAATGCAGAAATTCTCTGCAGAGTCGAACTCCGCTGCTTCCGGTACGACCAACCTGGGCGCCCTGCTGAAGGCCAAGCTCAACCAGCAAGGCTGA
- a CDS encoding bifunctional 3-phosphoshikimate 1-carboxyvinyltransferase/cytidylate kinase — translation MEFLDLPQLISAAGTVRLPGSKSISNRVLLLAALAEGETEVRDLLASDDTERMLDALKILGVGATHLDGENWLIKGCAGRIPVKQAELFLGNAGTAFRPLTAALALAGGDYILKGVARMHERPIGDLVDGLRQLGADVTYLGNDGYPPLHLKPANIQPGGVVKVRGDVSSQFLTGLLMALPLTGEAATVDVVGELISKPYIEITLAIMARFGVHVQREGWQRFTVPAGSRYISPGTVYVEGDASSASYFLALGAIGGGPVRVEGVGADSIQGDVKFAEALARMGAEIDMGPNWMTAKAPKSGLVAVDLDCNHIPDAAMTLATAALFAKGTTTLRNIASWRVKETDRIAAMATELRKLGAVVEEGEDFIRVTPATLKPAAIDTYDDHRMAMCFSLAAFGTPLRINDPKCVAKTFPDYFERFATVSQAAPVIAIDGPSASGKGTVAGRVAAALGYAYLDSGALYRLTALAARQAGVDWADEVGVAAIAAALDVEFFESDITLNGQLVGDSIRTEEISAGASKVAALPAVRAALLFRQRVFNKVPGLVGDGRDMGSVIFPRARLKVFLTASAEARADRRYKQLKEKGFSANLTDLLQDLRQRDERDSQRSVAPLRQEADAELLDTTGLTIEQAVTQVLDWSRKASL, via the coding sequence ATGGAATTCCTCGATCTTCCCCAACTGATTTCCGCCGCCGGTACCGTTCGTCTCCCCGGTTCAAAGAGCATCTCCAACCGGGTTCTCCTGCTTGCTGCGCTGGCAGAGGGTGAAACCGAGGTGCGTGACTTGCTGGCTTCGGACGATACCGAGCGCATGCTCGATGCCCTGAAAATCCTTGGTGTCGGTGCGACCCACCTGGACGGTGAAAACTGGCTGATCAAAGGTTGCGCAGGGCGCATTCCTGTCAAGCAGGCCGAGTTGTTTCTGGGTAATGCCGGTACGGCATTCCGCCCGTTGACTGCGGCGCTGGCGTTGGCTGGCGGGGACTACATACTGAAAGGTGTCGCCCGGATGCATGAGCGGCCGATCGGTGATCTGGTCGATGGCCTACGTCAGTTGGGCGCCGACGTCACCTATCTCGGCAATGACGGTTATCCGCCGCTACATCTTAAACCGGCCAATATCCAGCCCGGCGGTGTGGTCAAGGTGCGTGGCGACGTTTCCAGTCAGTTCCTGACTGGCCTGCTGATGGCTTTGCCGCTGACTGGCGAGGCTGCCACGGTCGACGTGGTCGGGGAGCTGATTTCCAAGCCGTATATCGAAATCACGCTGGCCATCATGGCGCGCTTCGGCGTTCATGTGCAGCGTGAAGGCTGGCAGCGTTTCACCGTGCCGGCCGGTAGTCGCTATATTTCTCCCGGTACGGTTTATGTCGAAGGCGATGCCTCATCGGCCTCCTATTTCCTGGCGCTGGGGGCAATTGGTGGTGGCCCTGTTCGAGTTGAGGGAGTTGGCGCCGACTCCATTCAGGGCGATGTTAAATTTGCCGAGGCGCTTGCCCGGATGGGGGCGGAGATCGACATGGGGCCGAATTGGATGACGGCCAAGGCGCCGAAATCCGGGCTTGTCGCGGTCGACCTTGATTGCAACCATATTCCCGATGCCGCGATGACCTTGGCTACTGCAGCGCTGTTCGCCAAAGGTACGACCACTTTGCGCAACATTGCCAGCTGGCGAGTCAAGGAAACAGACCGGATTGCCGCGATGGCCACCGAGTTGCGCAAACTGGGCGCTGTTGTGGAAGAGGGCGAGGACTTTATCCGCGTTACACCCGCGACACTCAAGCCGGCGGCGATCGATACTTACGATGACCACCGCATGGCGATGTGTTTCTCGCTCGCCGCTTTCGGTACGCCCTTGCGGATCAATGATCCGAAATGCGTTGCCAAAACCTTCCCGGATTATTTCGAGCGTTTTGCTACGGTCAGCCAGGCCGCGCCAGTGATCGCCATCGATGGCCCATCGGCTTCGGGCAAGGGCACTGTTGCCGGTCGTGTTGCAGCGGCACTGGGTTATGCCTATCTCGACTCGGGGGCGCTTTACCGCCTGACCGCGCTGGCTGCACGTCAAGCCGGCGTTGACTGGGCTGACGAGGTGGGGGTGGCTGCGATAGCTGCTGCGCTCGATGTCGAGTTTTTCGAGTCAGATATCACGCTGAATGGCCAGTTGGTTGGCGACAGCATTCGTACCGAGGAAATTTCTGCCGGAGCCTCCAAGGTTGCGGCGCTGCCTGCCGTGCGTGCTGCATTGTTGTTCCGTCAGCGGGTTTTCAACAAAGTCCCCGGTCTGGTTGGCGACGGGCGCGACATGGGGTCGGTCATTTTCCCCCGGGCCAGGCTCAAGGTCTTCCTGACCGCCAGTGCCGAAGCGAGGGCTGATCGTCGCTATAAGCAGTTGAAGGAAAAAGGATTCTCTGCTAATCTCACGGACCTTCTGCAAGACCTGCGGCAACGTGACGAGCGCGATTCTCAGCGCAGCGTGGCTCCGCTCAGGCAGGAGGCGGATGCCGAATTGCTCGACACCACCGGGCTCACCATCGAACAGGCGGTGACGCAGGTGCTGGATTGGAGCAGGAAAGCTTCGTTGTAA